CACTTAATTCTCCTTCTTCTAATCATACCTTATCACAAGGAATAATCTCAACTCTTAATAATGGTCCCATTAAATTTGTCAGGGTAGGTAAATTAGCGCTAATCACGATTACTTAAAATCACATTTGATAGTAAGtcatttcaattaatatgCTACAGAGTATCGTTTGGAAAAGTGTACTTTATCTACTGATTTGTTACGAAACTGGCTCGTGTAATATCTATACAAAAATGgataatttgcaattaaaatatcggCAGACCATTCAACATAAGGGATGTCCTACGGATGccaatttcttcgttcgttccaATCGACTTTATCTGGTAGTAGCCGATAACATTGGTCAATTTTTCGTACCTTCTTTGTAAGCGAGATTAGTAAccatatattttgtaattattgtgCCTCGGAAttcacatatattttatattaacataGAATATATCATTGGAGAGAaacgtatatggatataaTAAAGGAAGTGATGACCATCGCCGCTATATCGGTCACTACGTTCAAATATAAGCAATCGACGATTATAATATTCGCACAGAATAATAGAGATGCATCCGGAATCGGTTCCATGGTGTACGAGTTTAAGGAAACCAGCCTGGATACTATACAATTTTTGGAAACTTCCAATCCGATTTCTGTTCATCATTACAAACATGCGgactttaatttcattttgctaATAAACGAATATACACCGAGCAACTTGCTTTGGTGGGATGGttggtttttctttttgctcgtTTTCATTTACTTATTATCGATTTATGGAGAACTTATTCTTTTAGGACATGAACTGTTAAGCTGGCAACAATTGCCAGAAATAAAAACACTCAGTTTAGTCAGCATAGTGAGCATCAATGATGACACCTTTTTCTTTGTAGCATATGATGTAAGCATAGAATTTGATAACTAATCAACGATTACGGAATTTTGTTCGTAAATACTAATTGTGTCACAGAATATCTTGCAACTGTACAAGTTTGAAAATGCATCggattatattttaatacacaCTATGAAGCTACCCAATGGAATTCTGATTGATATACGAACTCAAATTGACAGGTCCACGATAATTATGGTGTTGGTTGTTATTAACTCGGATAGAACTTATAGCGTAGAATCGTGGAAGTTACGCATTGAAGAAATTCCTTCTGGTTAATTATTCTGCTTAAAACAATAGCTCTCCAAAATTATGCATTAATTTAGTTACTGTAATGGTATTTTCAGAATATTCGATTAAGGAAAGGGATactttatcgaaaaatttgGCGGAACTGGTTGAAATATTGGTACAAAGAAAACTTTTCGTGGAAGAAGCTGAGTCTTTATGGCCCCTCTTGCAACCAGTACACGAGAACTTAACGATATCGGAATCTTTCgttttgtcaaatttaatattagatGCAGGAACTGTAAATAACATCGACATCTTCGTAGACGAAGACATCGTTGCGCCTCGCGTGATGGAACGACgcttagaaaatttaattcgcgAAATTGATGATGTTTTATCATCTaacgaatatttaatgatGAACAACACGAATTCTATAAATGCAGATATTCTTGTCGATGGAAATGCATTCATTGAACAATTGCAGATTGATAGAATGATTgtagatttttttaatgatgtTGATATGCATTCGAGCAATAATTCGgataagatacaaaaattttcgaagaaaagaaatgtcaCTGTAAATGATCTTAAAGTAGATTCCATTTGTGGAATCCCATATCAATGtatgtacaatattattttatctaataataacaatgtCCCGATGAtatgaaagaatatatatatttatcaaaaatatgatGTCGTTTTAGATTGGGCTTTAACCAATGATACATCGAAAATGAACATAAATATAGAGAaagatgaaattgaattttcaaacaacatcatatatttaaattcaagtATATCTTTAACGAATTTAAacgtaaaaatgttaaacggcataaatatcaatgatctcttcaatgaattatttatcattaaccGTAATCAGAGAATTGAAGGTAGATTTCAAACCAAAGCAAATCATCTGAGATGAACTCTTTGATTTAACAGGCCGAtatttaaatctaaattaaattttttaggaAATGTTACCTTCAATAATACATTACAAATCTAcaattttacgatacaaatGTTGAATGGAAAACCATGGAATAACTATATGAACACAAAGACCAATCAAACTTTTGGTAACTTTGCCATGAGAAAGCTTcaagtagaaaatttatatactgaTTTGATAAACGGTGTTCCGGTTTTAGAAGCAGCGCGAGTATCTACCGTCAACGTAATCAAAGGTATACGAAGTATGATTAGTTCAATTTTCGAAATCTTTTCGTACTATCTACATTCACATAAAGTATCTCATGTTTCACAGGGGAAACGAAAATTGCGAAATTACACGTAACAGAGAAACTTATAGTTGATTCAGGCATTAACTCACCCATAGGTCCGTCACATCAAATTTACTCTAATGTCACTATTCATGGTAACTTGAACATTGGAACACTAGATCTAGACAAGTACACAAAAGTCTTTCTAAATAATGAAGAAATAGATCTAACTAATATCTTTGGTACCTTTTGGACGAAATCGACTGATCAAATAATCGAAAACGATgtcatttttgaaaataatttaattatagatCGTTTGAATGCAAAATACATAAATGGATTTTCTGAAGATGAATTTTTGTACACTACTACAAGTATTATTTCAGAACGTTTTAAAAGGctacattttgaaaatgttcacGTAGACGATATGTTTTTCACCGAAGAAGAGGGCGATAATCTTTTTGAAATCGCTCCAGAATCAGTCACCATTCGAGAAAGATTGCACCTAAAGCATCTACGTGGAAACCAATTATTGACTGGCGTCTTTAATGGCCTCCTAGTAACTGACATTTTAAACGGAAAGGAGCCGTATATTTTTCCAGACGATATGAATTTCTTGACAATTAAAACTAAACAAATAAACATAGACGAGCTTaatttccctttcttcttaCAGAATGCAAGAAATGTTAACAAAGGTCAGAGAACGAAGTTCATGAAGACTCCAGAATTTCATGTAGAAAATCTTTATGTTGAAAAGATTAACAATCTTGAAATGAAGAaacttttattgttaaaagatatgaaaataccTGACATAAAAGATTTGGTAATAAATGGTAATCTAACGGTTAAAGATGATTTAAAAGTAGCTCAAATTGGTGATCAGCCATCGATGAACTATTTAAGGAATATCCgtaaaaaaaatgtgtttaataataaaaatacgataatattCCAAGAATTAACTGTACGGAATATTACATTGAAATCTCTGCATGGTCATGATGTGAACGatattttcgaaagtttcCTTTCAAAGTCAAGAGAACAAAATATATCTGGGAAGTTCACTTTTTACAAAGTTACAACTGATAACATTAAAACTAGCTTCATCAATAATCGGAGCATCTCTAAGTTGACATGGATCGACAAACCTCTATTTCTAATAAaggatattaaatttgatgaTTTATTTGTAGAAGGGGATGCTGTAACAAAAACTTTAAACGATCTCGATGTTAACGAGGTAAACACTGAAATATGAATTCATGATACCTTTGATTTCTTATTATTCAATTGAAttcaattattgaaatattttattacagttgTACGAGAGCATGCTTAACATACCAGTATCAAGAATTGTAGATTTAAAAGTAAACGGGAACATCTCTTGGCATTTTCCCTCAACAAGTTCTGCTTCTTTGACATCGTTATTCGAAAACGCAGTAACTGCAACTACAAATCAAACTATTCACGGTGGCACcatttttcaaggaaatatATCAGCATCAACAATTGCGGGACAATGTAAAGAAATCGACGAAATACGTGATATCATTGTAGATGCTGTGATAGACGATAAAGACATCGAAATAATTGGCcaaaagatttttaaagatGATCTGGATATCGATACTATTTCAATGGCCGATGATATTGATATTCCtatgattaataatatcaatattttcgaatttaataattctgtagcgaggaaaagtaaaaaagaagtaaTAGCTGGAACTATAACATTCCTCGATGATGTAGCGATCGATCAAATCCTTGTTGATGATGACCTTCATAATGTTCCTTTGAATGGGGTAGCTCTGGTGACTGATAAATTACCTACGTATACATCTTTAAAAGATCTTGTTATATTGGaggatatatatttaaagaatttagaTGAAGtaaattttgatgaatttttaaaaaatcgtgtAACCATCGACAGAGAACACGAAATACTCGCCAACGTACAATTTGATGACACTGTTGAAATAACaggtatataattataaacagaTCGCATTAATGATCAGATAATATTTaactattatttccttttccattAAGTTTTTAAAGCTGcagtttcattatttcaattgtaaagcatatacgatatttacgtaattacgtaaattatatgaattatttaatatatacctTAAATTCttagattacaatattttcaaaaaatcttAGGGAACACGAATCTCTCGCGAATTAATGGCATCTATCCCTCCGATTTGGTTCtgaatgaaagaaaggaaacacaAGTGGTATCTGGTTCGAAAATCTTTGAAGAAAACGTCATAATAAGTGGCAATATTTACACATCGTTCATTAATGGAGTAAACGTATCGTTAGAATACTCTAATGGTATACAAAACGACGAAGACGTGGAAATCATAGGAGACTTGGTAATGTTGCTTGATTTCAATATTTGCAAGCGGTATGATACACTTAAAAATTGGATATTTCTAGATTTTCGAGTCGAAAGTGAAGGTTCCAGAAAATGTGTTTGTTTCGAACTTAATGaatggaataaatttaaatactatCTTCTACGATTTACAACAAGAGACACGTCGGACCCTCCACATGTTCACGCAGAATGAATCTGAGATAGAGAAGAACATTGTTCGATCCACTTCGATTTCTGAAAATCTCGGCAATGTTTTCTTGTACTTGGAGCAGGCAgatgaaaagttgaaaattcagGCGCCCAACATCAAAAAGGTTGATGTTGTTTATTACGAACAGATCACAAAGCTGAACATGTTTGGAGAAGAACCAGGATCTTTTTGCGGACTTCCAGATAATTGTTCTTGCCCCACTGAATATATGGCTGAGCTCACCGAAAACGATTGTTACAtgcaaagaataaataataataaaataatacgaaattatcACGAATTTCACAGTGCATTTGATATAAATGTAGTATCAAACACAATATCATATAGCCGTGAATGTACTTCAAACAATACCAAAAACGAATTCATCATGATTTCTTGGATTAAATCTGGACTGATCGATACAGAAGAAACGTTAGCTAATGTAAAGGAAACGTCTTTAAAAATTCGAGGTTACATAAAGGACGCAAAGGTTTTCACAACACATGATAGTATGATATTTAAAGCTAATAAAAACTCCTAAGATAGAAACTattaaactaataaaattgtttgtgtaatttttgttaaacagtacataacatatttatatatgtatgtattttagaTGCAGCTTTCATAGTATTGGCAGTATATTATGATACACTACTCGCAACACATCACACAAATTctgtaatttacaaaattgattttgagaacaataatttatcgttgTACCAGAATATATCCACCGATGGAGCTTGGGCTATCGACATTTTCAAAGCAAATCATCGCGACATATATCTGCTGCTCGGTTGCTTCGGAAATTCTGAGAAGTCGTATCTGTATAAGTTGGACACTATTACCTCCAAAGTAATGAGCACTTcgtctttaattattttataaaaatattttgggCGATGATCTGATATaggtattattttttagtttattataataagaagCTTTGAAGGTAAAACGCACAATGTGAAAAGTCTCATCCAAGAACAGGATTGTTTCGTTTTGGTAGACGATTTTGAAACGAATgcgataaatatcttttattatgatccagaatttgataatttttatgactATCAAAGTCTATTTCATGATTCGCGAATCCATGGAGTAGAATGTTTCTATACAGATGGTGCGAGcaatattaattgatattacgCTAAAATAACATTCACATTGCAatatagtaaattttaaatcatatttaagatattatcTTATTTCAGATTTTGGGAAGAGCGACTCCTTTATCATCGTTACGACGGAGAACGATAAGTTTTACATTTACGAATATATGTATGCTCAAGTAAGTTTTTATTGATCCATCAATTAAgttgttgaaataatttagcttatatgtatatatagattgTGTCACAAAATGGTTATTTTCAGAAGTTTCAATTGAAAATACATCACCGTATAGATGATTTACAAACGATGGTGCCATTCTatcatttagaaaattactatatttttaagggTACAAGCACGAACAGCACGACATTGAAAATCATAAAGCAGGGAccctaataatattttacaaaaacttTAGTATATGAATGTATTTACCGTTATCTATGTATTATCTATAAACTaatgtacacacacacacatacatggTATGCAATGtagtgtaaaataaattagaacatacatatatatatatatatatatatatgtatatatatgtatatttataatataaatctgtAATTATATGCATcaaagtattaatatatttctagcATTTAATATGTATACGGTTGTATTTTATTGCTCTGGTTTGAGACAcctataatattttcatctaaaaaaacatatttagTGTTAATCGAATTGCGCCAGCGCGATTCAGACGAAAGTATTGGACtttaattcgttcgtttctacAAAAGAGATTTAAGGGACGACCAATGGCATAAAAATTATCACACGGAAATACAagtaattaaatcaattaaatagcAAAAATTTTCAGAACAGCCGTAATAATATTGTACGACGAATTCTGTGACTGTCGGAATATTAAGTGTTAAGGTTTCAGTTTTTCACAAAGTGGAAGCCATCGAAACACATTGCAGGTTCTTCATTGTTGCTGTGTGGCATTATACTTAAAGTTTTAAGGTACATACAAGTATAAAAAGTGCTCCTTTATATacagaaagattaaaaatgttgcaaaatCAATGACTTAAAATGAAACTGTCAGGGTATCATATCACTATAGACGGGTAACTTTTATTTGTCTGTAATTAACCGTAAGAAAATTATAGTTCAAACATTAGCGTATGTAgattaacatatttaatataattacggTAGGTAGAGGCTCTTCTTCgacttaaaaaaattaaagcataatcaacgaaatttaattgtcTCCTTGTATCCTGCATGTTTTTTTTGGTTATGTCAATCTATGATGATTTGgcataataaaacatttaacaaTTCATTAACGCGATACCGATAATATTGTTACAAACGATTTTGCTAAAgttgaaacaataattttaagttTTCCTTTTAacgaaatctttttattcttctaatCGGTAAACTATTTTAAGGTTATGACACGTATCAAAAATCTTCCATTACTAAATGATATTAAACACCCTGTGTTTGTGTtatcgttatagcgtaacgtGTAATCATACTATAGTTAAATTTGTCATTCCAAACAGAGCAGTTCCTTAAAGGCAGTAATGGCTGTCAAAGGGCTGGTAGCAGCAATTGTTCAGTTCTTAACCCAACAATTAGAAGAAGGTGATATTACAGCAGATTCTCGAGAGAGCCTTGAAGTAGCAATACAGTGTTTAGAAAGTGCTTATAATGTACAAGCATCTGATACTCCAACAAATTTTAacttatatgaaatatacaagtCTTCCATCGAAAATGCAAAGCCCAATTTAGCTCCAGAAGCTACTCTAGAAGCAAAAACCGAagctgaaaaattaaaaaatgaaggaaatgcTCTCATGAAAGCTGAAAAACATCACGAAGCTCTTACTAATTATACaaggtatatatttttcgtttgaataaagataagatatatatttttctataaacattgtaatactgtttacataatattgtttatttagaGCAATTCAATTAGATGGTCGTAATGCAGTATATTATTGTAACCGTGCTGCAGCATATAGTAAAATTGGCAATTATCAACAAGCAATTAAGGATTGCCATACTGCATTATCCATTGATCCTTCGTATAGTAAAGCATATGGACGATTAGGTTTAGCATATTCTAGTCTCCAAAGACATAAAGAAGCTAAGGAAAGTTATCAGAAAGCTTTGGAGATGGAACCTGACAatgaaagttataaaaataatttgcaagtagcaga
The nucleotide sequence above comes from Bombus pyrosoma isolate SC7728 linkage group LG1, ASM1482585v1, whole genome shotgun sequence. Encoded proteins:
- the LOC122571189 gene encoding small glutamine-rich tetratricopeptide repeat-containing protein beta-like isoform X1, which gives rise to MKLSGYHITIDGSLKAVMAVKGLVAAIVQFLTQQLEEGDITADSRESLEVAIQCLESAYNVQASDTPTNFNLYEIYKSSIENAKPNLAPEATLEAKTEAEKLKNEGNALMKAEKHHEALTNYTRAIQLDGRNAVYYCNRAAAYSKIGNYQQAIKDCHTALSIDPSYSKAYGRLGLAYSSLQRHKEAKESYQKALEMEPDNESYKNNLQVAEEKLAQPSMSNMGLSGGTLPGMDLSSLLSNPALMNMARQMLSNPALQNMVSNFMSGQVEQGGHMDALIEAGQHFAQQLQNANPELIESLRRQMGGNPNDPDPPQQN
- the LOC122571189 gene encoding small glutamine-rich tetratricopeptide repeat-containing protein alpha-like isoform X2, producing MAVKGLVAAIVQFLTQQLEEGDITADSRESLEVAIQCLESAYNVQASDTPTNFNLYEIYKSSIENAKPNLAPEATLEAKTEAEKLKNEGNALMKAEKHHEALTNYTRAIQLDGRNAVYYCNRAAAYSKIGNYQQAIKDCHTALSIDPSYSKAYGRLGLAYSSLQRHKEAKESYQKALEMEPDNESYKNNLQVAEEKLAQPSMSNMGLSGGTLPGMDLSSLLSNPALMNMARQMLSNPALQNMVSNFMSGQVEQGGHMDALIEAGQHFAQQLQNANPELIESLRRQMGGNPNDPDPPQQN
- the LOC122566324 gene encoding uncharacterized protein LOC122566324 produces the protein MGSLKILLLFSYISFISVHISLTDHFDEKLKQTKVEIAKLYFREEPPVHKQVYDVKWDQLWSKKIYKNPPFIANMYDKILLIEANRFTEFSLNSPSSNHTLSQGIISTLNNGPIKFVRSIVWKSVLYLLICYETGSCNIYTKMDNLQLKYRQTIQHKGCPTDANFFVRSNRLYLVVADNIGQFFVPSLIYHWRETYMDIIKEVMTIAAISVTTFKYKQSTIIIFAQNNRDASGIGSMVYEFKETSLDTIQFLETSNPISVHHYKHADFNFILLINEYTPSNLLWWDGHELLSWQQLPEIKTLSLVSIVSINDDTFFFVAYDNILQLYKFENASDYILIHTMKLPNGILIDIRTQIDRSTIIMVLVVINSDRTYSVESWKLRIEEIPSEYSIKERDTLSKNLAELVEILVQRKLFVEEAESLWPLLQPVHENLTISESFVLSNLILDAGTVNNIDIFVDEDIVAPRVMERRLENLIREIDDVLSSNEYLMMNNTNSINADILVDGNAFIEQLQIDRMIVDFFNDVDMHSSNNSDKIQKFSKKRNVTVNDLKVDSICGIPYQYWALTNDTSKMNINIEKDEIEFSNNIIYLNSSISLTNLNVKMLNGININDLFNELFIINRNQRIEGNVTFNNTLQIYNFTIQMLNGKPWNNYMNTKTNQTFGNFAMRKLQVENLYTDLINGVPVLEAARVSTVNVIKGETKIAKLHVTEKLIVDSGINSPIGPSHQIYSNVTIHGNLNIGTLDLDKYTKVFLNNEEIDLTNIFGTFWTKSTDQIIENDVIFENNLIIDRLNAKYINGFSEDEFLYTTTSIISERFKRLHFENVHVDDMFFTEEEGDNLFEIAPESVTIRERLHLKHLRGNQLLTGVFNGLLVTDILNGKEPYIFPDDMNFLTIKTKQINIDELNFPFFLQNARNVNKGQRTKFMKTPEFHVENLYVEKINNLEMKKLLLLKDMKIPDIKDLVINGNLTVKDDLKVAQIGDQPSMNYLRNIRKKNVFNNKNTIIFQELTVRNITLKSLHGHDVNDIFESFLSKSREQNISGKFTFYKVTTDNIKTSFINNRSISKLTWIDKPLFLIKDIKFDDLFVEGDAVTKTLNDLDVNELYESMLNIPVSRIVDLKVNGNISWHFPSTSSASLTSLFENAVTATTNQTIHGGTIFQGNISASTIAGQCKEIDEIRDIIVDAVIDDKDIEIIGQKIFKDDLDIDTISMADDIDIPMINNINIFEFNNSVARKSKKEVIAGTITFLDDVAIDQILVDDDLHNVPLNGVALVTDKLPTYTSLKDLVILEDIYLKNLDEVNFDEFLKNRVTIDREHEILANVQFDDTVEITGNTNLSRINGIYPSDLVLNERKETQVVSGSKIFEENVIISGNIYTSFINGVNVSLEYSNGIQNDEDVEIIGDLIFESKVKVPENVFVSNLMNGINLNTIFYDLQQETRRTLHMFTQNESEIEKNIVRSTSISENLGNVFLYLEQADEKLKIQAPNIKKVDVVYYEQITKLNMFGEEPGSFCGLPDNCSCPTEYMAELTENDCYMQRINNNKIIRNYHEFHSAFDINVVSNTISYSRECTSNNTKNEFIMISWIKSGLIDTEETLANVKETSLKIRGYIKDAKVFTTHDNAAFIVLAVYYDTLLATHHTNSVIYKIDFENNNLSLYQNISTDGAWAIDIFKANHRDIYLLLGCFGNSEKSYLYKLDTITSKFIIIRSFEGKTHNVKSLIQEQDCFVLVDDFETNAINIFYYDPEFDNFYDYQSLFHDSRIHGVECFYTDDFGKSDSFIIVTTENDKFYIYEYMYAQKFQLKIHHRIDDLQTMVPFYHLENYYIFKGTSTNSTTLKIIKQGP